In a single window of the Drosophila albomicans strain 15112-1751.03 chromosome 3, ASM965048v2, whole genome shotgun sequence genome:
- the LOC117569173 gene encoding serine/threonine-protein kinase BRSK1 isoform X3, with the protein MQKENNVTAENCQFVGPYRLEKTLGKGQTGLVKLGVHCVIGKKVAIKIINREKLSESVLMKVEREIAIMKLIDHPHVLGLSDVYENKKYLYLILEHVSGGELFDYLVKKGRLTPKEARKFFRQIISALDFCHSHSICHRDLKPENLLLDEKNNIKIADFGMASLQPAGSMLETSCGSPHYACPEVIRGEKYDGRKADVWSCGVILYALLVGALPFDDDNLRQLLEKVKRGVFHIPHFVPPDCQSLLRGMIEVNPDRRLTLAEINRHPWVTAGGKGELELELPMMEVVQTHVIPTANAVDPDVLNAICSLGCFKEKDKLIQELLSASHNTEKVIYFLLLERKRRRPALEDDEEIAQKSRSELDAVDPPRKRLDKCRINGTNAPSYGQISEGSPLTPRRQAFNFRSYSSTRNHQRRSPTTVSSSVRSSSYHSPTRCNSPMSSAQQQANAISRPSSPAAGTRHSTYGDRERSGSVHHPSVSRTPSHSSQKSIEGDVVVVREPRLERRDSSRQTQDRSGGGSMRDRDRDRDRDRSDRSDRGDCVGPPPGSPGGNSGSNSSAASPSVHHRANSGPTIAIIVNPNGSPMMNNSNPGMPGSPCNTPGGQLWKTRLTNIKNSFLGSPRFHRRKMQVSADEVHLTPESSPELTKRSWFGNLITTEKDETFTILVKGKPIATVKAHLIHAFLSMAELSHSVVSPTSFRVEYKRNGNGPVMFQRHVKFQVDISAICKQGDIADMLFALTFTLLSGNIRRFRRICEHIQSQVCSKRFPGPSSPPTVTSVTQAVSESSSCGSVSSERLSYKRQVIENDLENDSIFSYKSGNGRRASTTNNNNANPVDIPGSPIAVRSNSETAEHERNREMQSERQATTMSGSAIA; encoded by the exons GTTGAACGTGAAATTGCCATCATGAAACTAATCGATCATCCGCACGTGCTCGGTCTGAGCGATGTGTATGagaataagaaatatttgtatctaATATTGGAGCACGTATCTGGCGGTGAACTCTTCGATTATCTGGTTAAAAAGGGACGCCTCACGCCCAAGGAGGCGCGCAAGTTCTTCAGGCAAATCATCTCAGCGTTGGATTTCTGTCATTCACACTCCATATG TCATCGTGACTTGAAGCCCGAGAACTTGCTGCTGGACGAGAAGAATAATATCAAGATAGCGGACTTTGGCATGGCCTCACTGCAGCCAGCGGGCAGCATGTTGGAGACATCATGCGGTTCACCACATTACGCCTGCCCAGAGGTCATTCGG GGTGAGAAATACGATGGACGGAAGGCGGATGTGTGGTCATGTGGTGTCATACTGTATGCACTGCTGGTGGGTGCGTTGCCCTTCGACGACGACAACTTGCGACAGCTGTTGGAGAAAGTCAAGCGCGGCGTCTTTCACATACCGCATTTTGTGCCGCCCGATTGCCAGAGTCTGTTGCGTGGCATGATTGAAGTGAATCCGGACAGGCGTCTAACG tTGGCCGAAATAAATCGCCATCCCTGGGTCACGGCTGGAGGCAAAGGTGAattggagctggagctgccCATGATGGAGGTAGTGCAAACACATGTCATACCCACAGCAAACGCTGTCGATCCCGATGTGCTCAATGCCATTTGCTCGCTGGGCTGCTTCAAGGAGAAGGACAAGCTCATCCAGGAGCTGCTGAGTGCCAG TCACAACACCGAAAAGGTCATTTACTTTCTGCTGCTGGAGCGCAAGCGACGTCGGCCAGCACTTGAGGATGATGAGGAGATTGCACAGAAGTCACGCAGCGAACTGGACGCTGTGGATCCGCCGCGAAAGCGTCTCGACAAGTGCCGCATCAATGGCACCAATGCGCCCAGTTATGGCCAGATCTCCGAGGGTTCACCGCTCACGCCGCGACGACAGGCTTTCAA CTTCCGCTCGTACAGCAGCACACGCAACCACCAGCGACGTTCGCCCACAACGGTGTCGTCCTCCGTGCGCAGCTCCTCATATCACAGCCCGACGCGCTGCAACTCACCGATGAGCTCGGCACAGCAGCAGGCGAACGCCATATCGCGACCATCGTCGCCAGCGGCGGGCACTCGTCACTCCACCTATGGGGATCGTGAGCGTTCGGGTTCGGTGCATCATCCGTCGGTCAGTCGAACGCCATCGCACAGTTCACAGAAGAGCATCGAAGGCGACGTTGTGGTCGTCAGAGAGCCACGTTTGGAGCGTCGCGACTCATCGCGCCAGACGCAGGATCGAAGTGGTGGCGGCTCCATGCGCGATCGAGATCGGGATCGTGATCGTGACCGTAGCGATCGCAGTGATCGAGGCGATTGTGTGGGTCCACCGCCTGGCAGTCCTGGTGGCAATTCGGGCAGCAATTCATCGGCTGCGTCGCCATCGGTGCATCACCGCGCCAACTCAGGTCCGACAATTGCCATTA TTGTGAATCCTAATGGCTCGCCAATGATGAATAATAGCAATCCTGGCATGCCCGGCTCACCTTGCAACACGCCTGGCGGGCAGCTCTGGAAGACGCGACTCACGAACATCAAGAATAGCTTTTTGGGCAGTCCACGTTTCCATCGCAGAAAAATGCAAG TCTCCGCCGATGAGGTGCATTTAACGCCGGAATCGTCGCCAGAGTTGACCAAACGTTCCTGGTTTGGCAACTTGATAACCACAGAAAAAGACGAAACCTTTACCATATTGGTGAAGGGTAAACCCATTGCCACAGTCAAAGCGCATTTGATACACGCATTTTTATCC atgGCTGAACTATCGCATAGTGTAGTTTCACCCACCTCGTTCCGTGTGGAATACAAACGCAATGGCAATGGACCAGTGATGTTTCAGCGGCATGTCAAGTTTCAG GTTGACATTAGCGCCATTTGCAAACAAGGTGATATTGCGGATATGCTATTCGCTCTAACGTTTACACTGCTATCAG GCAACATACGCCGTTTTCGCCGTATTTGCGAGCACATTCAGTCGCAGGTGTGTTCGAAACGTTTTCCGGGTCCCAGCAGTCCACCAACAGTAACCTCAGTTACCCAGGCGGTCTCCGAGAGCTCCTCATGTGGTTCGGTATCCAGCGAACGTTTGTCCTATAAGCGACAGGTG ATTGAAAACGATTTGGAAAATGATTCGATATTCTCATACAAGTCGGGCAATGGACGTCGCGCATCGACGACGAACAACAATAATGCCAATCCCGTTGATATTCCAGGCAGTCCCATTGCAGTGCGTTCAAA CAGCGAGACAGCTGAACATGAACGCAACCGTGAAATGCAGAGTGAGCGACAGGCGACAACGATGTCCGGTAGTGCAATCGCATGA
- the LOC117569173 gene encoding serine/threonine-protein kinase BRSK1 isoform X4 has product MQKENNVTAENCQFVGPYRLEKTLGKGQTGLVKLGVHCVIGKKVAIKIINREKLSESVLMKVEREIAIMKLIDHPHVLGLSDVYENKKYLYLILEHVSGGELFDYLVKKGRLTPKEARKFFRQIISALDFCHSHSICHRDLKPENLLLDEKNNIKIADFGMASLQPAGSMLETSCGSPHYACPEVIRGEKYDGRKADVWSCGVILYALLVGALPFDDDNLRQLLEKVKRGVFHIPHFVPPDCQSLLRGMIEVNPDRRLTLAEINRHPWVTAGGKGELELELPMMEVVQTHVIPTANAVDPDVLNAICSLGCFKEKDKLIQELLSASHNTEKVIYFLLLERKRRRPALEDDEEIAQKSRSELDAVDPPRKRLDKCRINGTNAPSYGQISEGSPLTPRRQAFNFRSYSSTRNHQRRSPTTVSSSVRSSSYHSPTRCNSPMSSAQQQANAISRPSSPAAGTRHSTYGDRERSGSVHHPSVSRTPSHSSQKSIEGDVVVVREPRLERRDSSRQTQDRSGGGSMRDRDRDRDRDRSDRSDRGDCVGPPPGSPGGNSGSNSSAASPSVHHRANSVVNPNGSPMMNNSNPGMPGSPCNTPGGQLWKTRLTNIKNSFLGSPRFHRRKMQVSADEVHLTPESSPELTKRSWFGNLITTEKDETFTILVKGKPIATVKAHLIHAFLSMAELSHSVVSPTSFRVEYKRNGNGPVMFQRHVKFQVDISAICKQGDIADMLFALTFTLLSGNIRRFRRICEHIQSQVCSKRFPGPSSPPTVTSVTQAVSESSSCGSVSSERLSYKRQVIENDLENDSIFSYKSGNGRRASTTNNNNANPVDIPGSPIAVRSNSETAEHERNREMQSERQATTMSGSAIA; this is encoded by the exons GTTGAACGTGAAATTGCCATCATGAAACTAATCGATCATCCGCACGTGCTCGGTCTGAGCGATGTGTATGagaataagaaatatttgtatctaATATTGGAGCACGTATCTGGCGGTGAACTCTTCGATTATCTGGTTAAAAAGGGACGCCTCACGCCCAAGGAGGCGCGCAAGTTCTTCAGGCAAATCATCTCAGCGTTGGATTTCTGTCATTCACACTCCATATG TCATCGTGACTTGAAGCCCGAGAACTTGCTGCTGGACGAGAAGAATAATATCAAGATAGCGGACTTTGGCATGGCCTCACTGCAGCCAGCGGGCAGCATGTTGGAGACATCATGCGGTTCACCACATTACGCCTGCCCAGAGGTCATTCGG GGTGAGAAATACGATGGACGGAAGGCGGATGTGTGGTCATGTGGTGTCATACTGTATGCACTGCTGGTGGGTGCGTTGCCCTTCGACGACGACAACTTGCGACAGCTGTTGGAGAAAGTCAAGCGCGGCGTCTTTCACATACCGCATTTTGTGCCGCCCGATTGCCAGAGTCTGTTGCGTGGCATGATTGAAGTGAATCCGGACAGGCGTCTAACG tTGGCCGAAATAAATCGCCATCCCTGGGTCACGGCTGGAGGCAAAGGTGAattggagctggagctgccCATGATGGAGGTAGTGCAAACACATGTCATACCCACAGCAAACGCTGTCGATCCCGATGTGCTCAATGCCATTTGCTCGCTGGGCTGCTTCAAGGAGAAGGACAAGCTCATCCAGGAGCTGCTGAGTGCCAG TCACAACACCGAAAAGGTCATTTACTTTCTGCTGCTGGAGCGCAAGCGACGTCGGCCAGCACTTGAGGATGATGAGGAGATTGCACAGAAGTCACGCAGCGAACTGGACGCTGTGGATCCGCCGCGAAAGCGTCTCGACAAGTGCCGCATCAATGGCACCAATGCGCCCAGTTATGGCCAGATCTCCGAGGGTTCACCGCTCACGCCGCGACGACAGGCTTTCAA CTTCCGCTCGTACAGCAGCACACGCAACCACCAGCGACGTTCGCCCACAACGGTGTCGTCCTCCGTGCGCAGCTCCTCATATCACAGCCCGACGCGCTGCAACTCACCGATGAGCTCGGCACAGCAGCAGGCGAACGCCATATCGCGACCATCGTCGCCAGCGGCGGGCACTCGTCACTCCACCTATGGGGATCGTGAGCGTTCGGGTTCGGTGCATCATCCGTCGGTCAGTCGAACGCCATCGCACAGTTCACAGAAGAGCATCGAAGGCGACGTTGTGGTCGTCAGAGAGCCACGTTTGGAGCGTCGCGACTCATCGCGCCAGACGCAGGATCGAAGTGGTGGCGGCTCCATGCGCGATCGAGATCGGGATCGTGATCGTGACCGTAGCGATCGCAGTGATCGAGGCGATTGTGTGGGTCCACCGCCTGGCAGTCCTGGTGGCAATTCGGGCAGCAATTCATCGGCTGCGTCGCCATCGGTGCATCACCGCGCCAACTCAG TTGTGAATCCTAATGGCTCGCCAATGATGAATAATAGCAATCCTGGCATGCCCGGCTCACCTTGCAACACGCCTGGCGGGCAGCTCTGGAAGACGCGACTCACGAACATCAAGAATAGCTTTTTGGGCAGTCCACGTTTCCATCGCAGAAAAATGCAAG TCTCCGCCGATGAGGTGCATTTAACGCCGGAATCGTCGCCAGAGTTGACCAAACGTTCCTGGTTTGGCAACTTGATAACCACAGAAAAAGACGAAACCTTTACCATATTGGTGAAGGGTAAACCCATTGCCACAGTCAAAGCGCATTTGATACACGCATTTTTATCC atgGCTGAACTATCGCATAGTGTAGTTTCACCCACCTCGTTCCGTGTGGAATACAAACGCAATGGCAATGGACCAGTGATGTTTCAGCGGCATGTCAAGTTTCAG GTTGACATTAGCGCCATTTGCAAACAAGGTGATATTGCGGATATGCTATTCGCTCTAACGTTTACACTGCTATCAG GCAACATACGCCGTTTTCGCCGTATTTGCGAGCACATTCAGTCGCAGGTGTGTTCGAAACGTTTTCCGGGTCCCAGCAGTCCACCAACAGTAACCTCAGTTACCCAGGCGGTCTCCGAGAGCTCCTCATGTGGTTCGGTATCCAGCGAACGTTTGTCCTATAAGCGACAGGTG ATTGAAAACGATTTGGAAAATGATTCGATATTCTCATACAAGTCGGGCAATGGACGTCGCGCATCGACGACGAACAACAATAATGCCAATCCCGTTGATATTCCAGGCAGTCCCATTGCAGTGCGTTCAAA CAGCGAGACAGCTGAACATGAACGCAACCGTGAAATGCAGAGTGAGCGACAGGCGACAACGATGTCCGGTAGTGCAATCGCATGA
- the LOC117569173 gene encoding serine/threonine-protein kinase BRSK1 isoform X2, with the protein MQKENNVTAENCQFVGPYRLEKTLGKGQTGLVKLGVHCVIGKKVAIKIINREKLSESVLMKVEREIAIMKLIDHPHVLGLSDVYENKKYLYLILEHVSGGELFDYLVKKGRLTPKEARKFFRQIISALDFCHSHSICHRDLKPENLLLDEKNNIKIADFGMASLQPAGSMLETSCGSPHYACPEVIRGEKYDGRKADVWSCGVILYALLVGALPFDDDNLRQLLEKVKRGVFHIPHFVPPDCQSLLRGMIEVNPDRRLTLAEINRHPWVTAGGKGELELELPMMEVVQTHVIPTANAVDPDVLNAICSLGCFKEKDKLIQELLSASHNTEKVIYFLLLERKRRRPALEDDEEIAQKSRSELDAVDPPRKRLDKCRINGTNAPSYGQISEGSPLTPRRQAFNFRSYSSTRNHQRRSPTTVSSSVRSSSYHSPTRCNSPMSSAQQQANAISRPSSPAAGTRHSTYGDRERSGSVHHPSVSRTPSHSSQKSIEGDVVVVREPRLERRDSSRQTQDRSGGGSMRDRDRDRDRDRSDRSDRGDCVGPPPGSPGGNSGSNSSAASPSVHHRANSGPTIAISMFHDPDSNSVVNPNGSPMMNNSNPGMPGSPCNTPGGQLWKTRLTNIKNSFLGSPRFHRRKMQVSADEVHLTPESSPELTKRSWFGNLITTEKDETFTILVKGKPIATVKAHLIHAFLSMAELSHSVVSPTSFRVEYKRNGNGPVMFQRHVKFQVDISAICKQGDIADMLFALTFTLLSGNIRRFRRICEHIQSQVCSKRFPGPSSPPTVTSVTQAVSESSSCGSVSSERLSYKRQVIENDLENDSIFSYKSGNGRRASTTNNNNANPVDIPGSPIAVRSNETAEHERNREMQSERQATTMSGSAIA; encoded by the exons GTTGAACGTGAAATTGCCATCATGAAACTAATCGATCATCCGCACGTGCTCGGTCTGAGCGATGTGTATGagaataagaaatatttgtatctaATATTGGAGCACGTATCTGGCGGTGAACTCTTCGATTATCTGGTTAAAAAGGGACGCCTCACGCCCAAGGAGGCGCGCAAGTTCTTCAGGCAAATCATCTCAGCGTTGGATTTCTGTCATTCACACTCCATATG TCATCGTGACTTGAAGCCCGAGAACTTGCTGCTGGACGAGAAGAATAATATCAAGATAGCGGACTTTGGCATGGCCTCACTGCAGCCAGCGGGCAGCATGTTGGAGACATCATGCGGTTCACCACATTACGCCTGCCCAGAGGTCATTCGG GGTGAGAAATACGATGGACGGAAGGCGGATGTGTGGTCATGTGGTGTCATACTGTATGCACTGCTGGTGGGTGCGTTGCCCTTCGACGACGACAACTTGCGACAGCTGTTGGAGAAAGTCAAGCGCGGCGTCTTTCACATACCGCATTTTGTGCCGCCCGATTGCCAGAGTCTGTTGCGTGGCATGATTGAAGTGAATCCGGACAGGCGTCTAACG tTGGCCGAAATAAATCGCCATCCCTGGGTCACGGCTGGAGGCAAAGGTGAattggagctggagctgccCATGATGGAGGTAGTGCAAACACATGTCATACCCACAGCAAACGCTGTCGATCCCGATGTGCTCAATGCCATTTGCTCGCTGGGCTGCTTCAAGGAGAAGGACAAGCTCATCCAGGAGCTGCTGAGTGCCAG TCACAACACCGAAAAGGTCATTTACTTTCTGCTGCTGGAGCGCAAGCGACGTCGGCCAGCACTTGAGGATGATGAGGAGATTGCACAGAAGTCACGCAGCGAACTGGACGCTGTGGATCCGCCGCGAAAGCGTCTCGACAAGTGCCGCATCAATGGCACCAATGCGCCCAGTTATGGCCAGATCTCCGAGGGTTCACCGCTCACGCCGCGACGACAGGCTTTCAA CTTCCGCTCGTACAGCAGCACACGCAACCACCAGCGACGTTCGCCCACAACGGTGTCGTCCTCCGTGCGCAGCTCCTCATATCACAGCCCGACGCGCTGCAACTCACCGATGAGCTCGGCACAGCAGCAGGCGAACGCCATATCGCGACCATCGTCGCCAGCGGCGGGCACTCGTCACTCCACCTATGGGGATCGTGAGCGTTCGGGTTCGGTGCATCATCCGTCGGTCAGTCGAACGCCATCGCACAGTTCACAGAAGAGCATCGAAGGCGACGTTGTGGTCGTCAGAGAGCCACGTTTGGAGCGTCGCGACTCATCGCGCCAGACGCAGGATCGAAGTGGTGGCGGCTCCATGCGCGATCGAGATCGGGATCGTGATCGTGACCGTAGCGATCGCAGTGATCGAGGCGATTGTGTGGGTCCACCGCCTGGCAGTCCTGGTGGCAATTCGGGCAGCAATTCATCGGCTGCGTCGCCATCGGTGCATCACCGCGCCAACTCAGGTCCGACAATTGCCATTAGTATGTTCCACGATCCAGACTCGAATAGTG TTGTGAATCCTAATGGCTCGCCAATGATGAATAATAGCAATCCTGGCATGCCCGGCTCACCTTGCAACACGCCTGGCGGGCAGCTCTGGAAGACGCGACTCACGAACATCAAGAATAGCTTTTTGGGCAGTCCACGTTTCCATCGCAGAAAAATGCAAG TCTCCGCCGATGAGGTGCATTTAACGCCGGAATCGTCGCCAGAGTTGACCAAACGTTCCTGGTTTGGCAACTTGATAACCACAGAAAAAGACGAAACCTTTACCATATTGGTGAAGGGTAAACCCATTGCCACAGTCAAAGCGCATTTGATACACGCATTTTTATCC atgGCTGAACTATCGCATAGTGTAGTTTCACCCACCTCGTTCCGTGTGGAATACAAACGCAATGGCAATGGACCAGTGATGTTTCAGCGGCATGTCAAGTTTCAG GTTGACATTAGCGCCATTTGCAAACAAGGTGATATTGCGGATATGCTATTCGCTCTAACGTTTACACTGCTATCAG GCAACATACGCCGTTTTCGCCGTATTTGCGAGCACATTCAGTCGCAGGTGTGTTCGAAACGTTTTCCGGGTCCCAGCAGTCCACCAACAGTAACCTCAGTTACCCAGGCGGTCTCCGAGAGCTCCTCATGTGGTTCGGTATCCAGCGAACGTTTGTCCTATAAGCGACAGGTG ATTGAAAACGATTTGGAAAATGATTCGATATTCTCATACAAGTCGGGCAATGGACGTCGCGCATCGACGACGAACAACAATAATGCCAATCCCGTTGATATTCCAGGCAGTCCCATTGCAGTGCGTTCAAA CGAGACAGCTGAACATGAACGCAACCGTGAAATGCAGAGTGAGCGACAGGCGACAACGATGTCCGGTAGTGCAATCGCATGA
- the LOC117569173 gene encoding serine/threonine-protein kinase BRSK1 isoform X1, producing MQKENNVTAENCQFVGPYRLEKTLGKGQTGLVKLGVHCVIGKKVAIKIINREKLSESVLMKVEREIAIMKLIDHPHVLGLSDVYENKKYLYLILEHVSGGELFDYLVKKGRLTPKEARKFFRQIISALDFCHSHSICHRDLKPENLLLDEKNNIKIADFGMASLQPAGSMLETSCGSPHYACPEVIRGEKYDGRKADVWSCGVILYALLVGALPFDDDNLRQLLEKVKRGVFHIPHFVPPDCQSLLRGMIEVNPDRRLTLAEINRHPWVTAGGKGELELELPMMEVVQTHVIPTANAVDPDVLNAICSLGCFKEKDKLIQELLSASHNTEKVIYFLLLERKRRRPALEDDEEIAQKSRSELDAVDPPRKRLDKCRINGTNAPSYGQISEGSPLTPRRQAFNFRSYSSTRNHQRRSPTTVSSSVRSSSYHSPTRCNSPMSSAQQQANAISRPSSPAAGTRHSTYGDRERSGSVHHPSVSRTPSHSSQKSIEGDVVVVREPRLERRDSSRQTQDRSGGGSMRDRDRDRDRDRSDRSDRGDCVGPPPGSPGGNSGSNSSAASPSVHHRANSGPTIAISMFHDPDSNSVVNPNGSPMMNNSNPGMPGSPCNTPGGQLWKTRLTNIKNSFLGSPRFHRRKMQVSADEVHLTPESSPELTKRSWFGNLITTEKDETFTILVKGKPIATVKAHLIHAFLSMAELSHSVVSPTSFRVEYKRNGNGPVMFQRHVKFQVDISAICKQGDIADMLFALTFTLLSGNIRRFRRICEHIQSQVCSKRFPGPSSPPTVTSVTQAVSESSSCGSVSSERLSYKRQVIENDLENDSIFSYKSGNGRRASTTNNNNANPVDIPGSPIAVRSNSETAEHERNREMQSERQATTMSGSAIA from the exons GTTGAACGTGAAATTGCCATCATGAAACTAATCGATCATCCGCACGTGCTCGGTCTGAGCGATGTGTATGagaataagaaatatttgtatctaATATTGGAGCACGTATCTGGCGGTGAACTCTTCGATTATCTGGTTAAAAAGGGACGCCTCACGCCCAAGGAGGCGCGCAAGTTCTTCAGGCAAATCATCTCAGCGTTGGATTTCTGTCATTCACACTCCATATG TCATCGTGACTTGAAGCCCGAGAACTTGCTGCTGGACGAGAAGAATAATATCAAGATAGCGGACTTTGGCATGGCCTCACTGCAGCCAGCGGGCAGCATGTTGGAGACATCATGCGGTTCACCACATTACGCCTGCCCAGAGGTCATTCGG GGTGAGAAATACGATGGACGGAAGGCGGATGTGTGGTCATGTGGTGTCATACTGTATGCACTGCTGGTGGGTGCGTTGCCCTTCGACGACGACAACTTGCGACAGCTGTTGGAGAAAGTCAAGCGCGGCGTCTTTCACATACCGCATTTTGTGCCGCCCGATTGCCAGAGTCTGTTGCGTGGCATGATTGAAGTGAATCCGGACAGGCGTCTAACG tTGGCCGAAATAAATCGCCATCCCTGGGTCACGGCTGGAGGCAAAGGTGAattggagctggagctgccCATGATGGAGGTAGTGCAAACACATGTCATACCCACAGCAAACGCTGTCGATCCCGATGTGCTCAATGCCATTTGCTCGCTGGGCTGCTTCAAGGAGAAGGACAAGCTCATCCAGGAGCTGCTGAGTGCCAG TCACAACACCGAAAAGGTCATTTACTTTCTGCTGCTGGAGCGCAAGCGACGTCGGCCAGCACTTGAGGATGATGAGGAGATTGCACAGAAGTCACGCAGCGAACTGGACGCTGTGGATCCGCCGCGAAAGCGTCTCGACAAGTGCCGCATCAATGGCACCAATGCGCCCAGTTATGGCCAGATCTCCGAGGGTTCACCGCTCACGCCGCGACGACAGGCTTTCAA CTTCCGCTCGTACAGCAGCACACGCAACCACCAGCGACGTTCGCCCACAACGGTGTCGTCCTCCGTGCGCAGCTCCTCATATCACAGCCCGACGCGCTGCAACTCACCGATGAGCTCGGCACAGCAGCAGGCGAACGCCATATCGCGACCATCGTCGCCAGCGGCGGGCACTCGTCACTCCACCTATGGGGATCGTGAGCGTTCGGGTTCGGTGCATCATCCGTCGGTCAGTCGAACGCCATCGCACAGTTCACAGAAGAGCATCGAAGGCGACGTTGTGGTCGTCAGAGAGCCACGTTTGGAGCGTCGCGACTCATCGCGCCAGACGCAGGATCGAAGTGGTGGCGGCTCCATGCGCGATCGAGATCGGGATCGTGATCGTGACCGTAGCGATCGCAGTGATCGAGGCGATTGTGTGGGTCCACCGCCTGGCAGTCCTGGTGGCAATTCGGGCAGCAATTCATCGGCTGCGTCGCCATCGGTGCATCACCGCGCCAACTCAGGTCCGACAATTGCCATTAGTATGTTCCACGATCCAGACTCGAATAGTG TTGTGAATCCTAATGGCTCGCCAATGATGAATAATAGCAATCCTGGCATGCCCGGCTCACCTTGCAACACGCCTGGCGGGCAGCTCTGGAAGACGCGACTCACGAACATCAAGAATAGCTTTTTGGGCAGTCCACGTTTCCATCGCAGAAAAATGCAAG TCTCCGCCGATGAGGTGCATTTAACGCCGGAATCGTCGCCAGAGTTGACCAAACGTTCCTGGTTTGGCAACTTGATAACCACAGAAAAAGACGAAACCTTTACCATATTGGTGAAGGGTAAACCCATTGCCACAGTCAAAGCGCATTTGATACACGCATTTTTATCC atgGCTGAACTATCGCATAGTGTAGTTTCACCCACCTCGTTCCGTGTGGAATACAAACGCAATGGCAATGGACCAGTGATGTTTCAGCGGCATGTCAAGTTTCAG GTTGACATTAGCGCCATTTGCAAACAAGGTGATATTGCGGATATGCTATTCGCTCTAACGTTTACACTGCTATCAG GCAACATACGCCGTTTTCGCCGTATTTGCGAGCACATTCAGTCGCAGGTGTGTTCGAAACGTTTTCCGGGTCCCAGCAGTCCACCAACAGTAACCTCAGTTACCCAGGCGGTCTCCGAGAGCTCCTCATGTGGTTCGGTATCCAGCGAACGTTTGTCCTATAAGCGACAGGTG ATTGAAAACGATTTGGAAAATGATTCGATATTCTCATACAAGTCGGGCAATGGACGTCGCGCATCGACGACGAACAACAATAATGCCAATCCCGTTGATATTCCAGGCAGTCCCATTGCAGTGCGTTCAAA CAGCGAGACAGCTGAACATGAACGCAACCGTGAAATGCAGAGTGAGCGACAGGCGACAACGATGTCCGGTAGTGCAATCGCATGA